The window TAAATATTCTTGAACTTATCCGCATGCGACATTACATTTTCAAGACTGCCTAATAATGAACCTAACATAAAGTTTTTCACCAGCGCCAGTTCTTCTTCGGGTACCAACTCTGTTTTCAGCAGGTTCACTTCTTTTTCAATTTCTGTCAGCGCGGCACGGCAAACATCAGCTCCAACTTCGGTAGCTATGAAGATAGAGCCCGACTGTTTTAACGATGTCATAGCCGAACCGATACCATAAGTATAACCCTTATCTTCACGAATATTAGCCATCAACCGCGACCCGAAATAACCACCTAATACGGTATTTAATACCTGCACAGCCGGAAAATCGGGGTGGGTACGGTTAATGGTAGGCCTGCCCATGCGTATAGCCGATTGAAGCGCGTCTGCCTTTTCCACAAAATAAAACTTTTCGGTAGCCGGTTGTAATGGCGGTTGTGTGGTATCGGCTTTTGACTGGTTGTTTTTCCAATTAGCCTCAAACGTATCGCCCATCAGGTTAAGCATAGCAGCATCAACCCTGCCGGCTACCATAATGGTACAATTTGATGGCTGATACATTTGCTTAAAGTGCGCCTGCATATTAAGCTGGTTCAGTTTTTTATAATCCGCCAGCTCTGCGCCATAGCCATAAATCGTATCGCCATATAAGGCTTTGTTAAACTTGCGGCGTGCCTGTACATCGTTTTTTTGCAAGCCTATTTGCAGCTTTTGCTGCTGCGTCATTTTAAAGGTCTCTATTTCCTTTTCAGGGAATACGGAGTTGTTTAAAATATCGTGCAGCACAGGCAAGGTTTTATCCAGGTGCTTGTTTAGGCTGTATAGCGTAACCGTACTATTATCATAACCATAATCCACCTGCAAAAAAGCGCCGTAATAATCAATCCTGTCGGCAATTTCGGCAGCTGATAACGTTTCGGTGCCTTCCGTCAGCATGGCGTTTACCGCTATATTCAGTAGCGGGTTCGCAGGATCGAACCGCAAGTTGCCAAATATCCATTCAATCCGCACCAGTTCCTGGTCGCCCGAGTTGAAATGGAATAAATTGCAGCCATTATTAAATTGGATATGACCGGGTTTTATCAAACTGATACCTTCAACCTGTTTGAAACCCGGCGCTATAGTTCTGTTTAGCATGTTTTGTATGTCTTATTTATGCTGTCATTTCGAACGAGGAACGAGGAGAAATCTTCTACGATAAGCTTATCGCTCATATAAGGTTTCTTCCTTTCGGTCAAGAGAATAGTTCTCCCTGCTTCGAAATGACATAATTTTTAGTGTTGTAATTCTGCAACTTCTTTCTCCGCCAAATAAACCATGGTCGATGAATTCTCTTTTCTGAACAGCTTGTTGGCTTGTTGCTGCACCTGTTCAACCGTAACCTGCAAATATTTGTCGGGTTCGTGGTTCATCATAGCCGCATCCCCCAGTAATTCAAAGTAAGCCAGGTTCATAGCTTTATCCAGCAAACTCATTTCGCTGAATAGCAGGGTCGACTCCGTTTTATTCTTCACCTTGGTTAGTTCGTCAACAGGCACGGGAACGGTTTTTATCAGTTCCAGTTGCTGCCATATCGCAGCTTCAGCCTGCTCAATGCTCACCCCCTCGTTAGGCTTCCCTTCTACCACAAACATAGCTTTATCAATACTGCCTGATGAATACGCGTTAATATCGCTGAACAGCTGCTGGTCTTTAATCAGCGTACGGTGCAGCCTTGATGAGTTGCCCCGCGACAGGATATCCGATAGCAGGTCGGTTACGTAATAACTATCTGATGTACGTTCATCTGCCTGGAAAGCAATGTAAACCGAATTTTGCGGCACCTTACCGCTTACGGTGGCGCGGCGCGCCTCGGTTTGTTCAGGTTCCTGGGGCAGGTTGCGGTGATATTTTTCGCCGGCGGGTATCGGGCCAAACCATTTTTCGGCCAGCTGCATAGCTTGTTCGGTTTTAATATTGCCACCAACTACCATAATGGCGTTTTGCGGGTTATAATGTTTTTTAAAGAAGGCTTTAACGGCATCGATCTGCGCATGCTCTATATGTTCCAGCTTTTCGCCAATAGTAGCCCAGCGATACGGATGGGTTTTGTATACCAGCGGGCGCAGCTTCAGCCAAACATCGCCGTAAGGCTGGTTCAGGTAGCGTTGCTTAAATTCTTCCATCACCACATTACGCTGCACCTCCAAACTTTTCTCGCTAAAGGCAAGGCTTAGCATGCGGTCACTTTCCAGCCAGAAGGCGGTCTCCAGGTTTTCGGCAGGTAGTGTAATATAATAATTGGTGATATCGTTGCTGGTAAAGGCATTGTTTTCGCCGCCTACACGCTGCAGCGGCTCATCGTAATTAGGGATATTTACCGACCCGCCAAACATCAGGTGCTCAAATAAATGCGCGAAACCGGTTTGTTCGGGGTTTTCATCACGGGCGCCTACATCATACAATATATTCAGCACAGCCATTGGGGTGGTATCATCTTCGTGTACCAATACACGCAGGCCGTTAGCCAAAGTAAAACGGTTGAATTTAACCATGTATATTTATTAATTTAATGAGCAAATGTATAAGAAAGTACGGAAGTCCGAAAGGTTATGTGGCCGAAAGATTTCTGTGGCTATTGACTATATCATCAAAAGAATAAGGCGCTTGTTAAATTACCTGAACCCCAATGGTTACATAGCTAATTAACAAACGCCTTACATGGGCCTGCCCCACCTATTTTATTTTATGCAGATGGCCGGTCTGACCCGTGCAGGTTTTTACTTACCTGAAAATGATGCAGCTTAGCGTGTATGGCTGAATCGCTATCGTCGGCATAGGTACCATAAGCGTTAACCAACGCGCCCTTCAAATTATATTTAGATGATGATATAGCGTATAATATCGACATATCAGAAGGGTTGCTTGGCCCTTCAAAACGGTAAAATTCATCTATCTCAAAATCATCGGGGCCCATATGTATATCAGCAGATTTATCGTCGATGGTATTTCCTTCAAGGCTTAAGTTGGCGGTATATCCTCTTTTATTAAGGTCGTTCAGCGCGTCGACCATTGTTTCGTAGTTTTTCATGGTTTTTAGGTTTGATATGTATGATCACTGTTTATTAAACCATATAAATGCCTATGTTGTTTTAATAATTAGTCATTAGTCGGAATTTCAATTCCGGGGATGTTGTTTTAATTATTTATAATACTAATGACCAATGACTACTCGGAACGCAAACTTTTAACCGGGTTAGCAATAGCCGCTTTTACCGATTGGAAGCTGATGGTTACAAAAGCAATTATCAACGCTATTACACCTGCCATGGCAAATATCCACCAGCTTAAACTGATGCGAAAGGCAAAATCCAGCAACCATTTATTCATTGAATACCAGGCTATTGGCAAAGCAATTACGGCAGCTATTAATACCAGCATCAAAAAGTCTTTAGATAATTCAATTACTATTCGCGGCACACTGGCGCCCAATACCTTGCGCACGCCTATCTCCTTAACCCGTTGCGAAATTGTGAATGCTGATAAGCCAAACAGGCCCAGGCAGGCTATAAATATGGCAATGCACGAGAAGATGGTCACCAACCGGCCCTGCAATTGTTCGCTGCTGTATAAGCGTTCGAACTTTTTATCCAGGAACGTATAAGCAAAAGGCGATTCGGGCAGGTAATGACGCCACACGCTCTCCATAGTAGTTATGGCCGATTGCGCGTTGCGGCCATCAACTTTTACCGAAATATAGTTGTACTGATTGTTTTTTACCGGGGGCATAGCAAACAGTAGCGGAATGATCTTTTGGTGCAGCGATTCAAAATGAAAATCGTTAACTACGCCTATTACCTTCCCTTTTACATTTCCGTACATCATGTCCTTTCCAATGGCGTTTTGCGCGTTTTTCCATTGCAGCATTTGTACCGCGGCTTCGTTAATTATAAAGTTGGTGGTGTCGTTTACATAAGCACGCGAAAAGTTACGCCCCGCATCCAGTTTAATACCATAGGTGGGAATGAAACCATAGTCGGTGGTCACATATTTCAGATCGAGCTTAATAGGCTTCAGCGAATCGCCCTGCATTACCGACGCGTTCTGATCATCCAGCAAGCGCCCTGATGGTACGCGTGACGAACGGCCTACCTCCTTAATAGCCGGGTTCTTCAAAAGCTCCTCGCGGAATGAATCGAAAGTATTGTTCAGGTTTCCGTTGTAGAACATGTTCACCACATAAT of the Mucilaginibacter boryungensis genome contains:
- a CDS encoding M16 family metallopeptidase, which translates into the protein MLNRTIAPGFKQVEGISLIKPGHIQFNNGCNLFHFNSGDQELVRIEWIFGNLRFDPANPLLNIAVNAMLTEGTETLSAAEIADRIDYYGAFLQVDYGYDNSTVTLYSLNKHLDKTLPVLHDILNNSVFPEKEIETFKMTQQQKLQIGLQKNDVQARRKFNKALYGDTIYGYGAELADYKKLNQLNMQAHFKQMYQPSNCTIMVAGRVDAAMLNLMGDTFEANWKNNQSKADTTQPPLQPATEKFYFVEKADALQSAIRMGRPTINRTHPDFPAVQVLNTVLGGYFGSRLMANIREDKGYTYGIGSAMTSLKQSGSIFIATEVGADVCRAALTEIEKEVNLLKTELVPEEELALVKNFMLGSLLGSLENVMSHADKFKNIYFSGLGYDYYDYYIETIKSITSEKILQLANQYLDYDNFYKVVAGKY
- a CDS encoding M16 family metallopeptidase; translation: MVKFNRFTLANGLRVLVHEDDTTPMAVLNILYDVGARDENPEQTGFAHLFEHLMFGGSVNIPNYDEPLQRVGGENNAFTSNDITNYYITLPAENLETAFWLESDRMLSLAFSEKSLEVQRNVVMEEFKQRYLNQPYGDVWLKLRPLVYKTHPYRWATIGEKLEHIEHAQIDAVKAFFKKHYNPQNAIMVVGGNIKTEQAMQLAEKWFGPIPAGEKYHRNLPQEPEQTEARRATVSGKVPQNSVYIAFQADERTSDSYYVTDLLSDILSRGNSSRLHRTLIKDQQLFSDINAYSSGSIDKAMFVVEGKPNEGVSIEQAEAAIWQQLELIKTVPVPVDELTKVKNKTESTLLFSEMSLLDKAMNLAYFELLGDAAMMNHEPDKYLQVTVEQVQQQANKLFRKENSSTMVYLAEKEVAELQH
- a CDS encoding phosphoribosylpyrophosphate synthetase, with amino-acid sequence MKNYETMVDALNDLNKRGYTANLSLEGNTIDDKSADIHMGPDDFEIDEFYRFEGPSNPSDMSILYAISSSKYNLKGALVNAYGTYADDSDSAIHAKLHHFQVSKNLHGSDRPSA